CCACGTCCGTGAACACCACGTAATGTTTAGTGTCGCATACCCGCAGTCCGTCTTTGGCTACCGTCAGGGACACGATACCTCTTAGGTACCACCTATGGTTCTTCAAGAATACCATACCACCGCCACTGTCTCCGTTGCATACGCTTGTCCCTATatcagattataataatattatagaagacGAAATACTatcgtattttgtatattataggcaCGTTTATTTGGGCTATTTTTGTAAGTGtaagatattttgtattaagtattattattaagtattttacattttaatacggTTGCCAAAATTCGATCTAAAAGTACTGTTTCCCTGCAGCGTCCAGACGCGGCGTCATGACGCCGTGTTGTTCCACTCTCTGACGCTGCAGGAAAATCGTAACTTAACAACGTGAAATTACTTGTATTTTCTATGTTtggttcaaaaaataataattatcaatacatcATAGATacgagaaataaaaattaaatcaaactcTGAAGTgggataatataggtacctaatcaaTATGACCTGTTGCAATAGTTCTACtgctgtttatattatattattataatatggtgatCGTTAAAATCAGTATTATTTTGACGTACAACAAAACATAGTAGATATGTGTAAATAGATATACGTGtacatgtaaattatatctttattttatgccTCTATTCATTTTAAACGTATAGGTTTGAATCAATTACCATTTCTGAAGCCGGCGCAAAACGTTCTATCGGAAGTAAATTCTGAATAAAATTGCGGGTAGCTCCAGAGGCACGTTTCCTGTGATACAACCGGCATCTTGGCCATTTTCAGTTCTTCGGTCGGTGTGTTGTTTTCGTCAAAGCCCCAACCGACGACCTAATCGAAGAgaaatacacaattataaagaaatcgtcaaatttagttttaacttaaaatttaaaatactaatggtccaaaaataataacggttCAATCCACGTTTATCTTATAGGGCAAACGTTAGTACCAGtggaatttacataatattttacagataaaaaaatCGTACCAGTAGAATTCACACACGAAAAAGGTACAATCGatggaatttatttataatcatacatttaataagtgGTGTATGGCTAGATcatcattgtaatataatacatataaatatagttaagtgtagcgaagtaaaaattattttaaccgtTCCGTCTTTGTCAACGATGTCGTCCAAACTGTCAGACCTCTCTTCCCAAAGGCACACGGGGGTCACGTAGCTTGTGAATTCGGCATCCGAAGACAGCGTCAAAATAGCTATGTCTCCGAAGTATGAGCTGCTGTTGTAAGACGGGAACACCTTTATCCGGACGACCTGCGACGGAGaaaatatgagtatattaaatacgataaaaacGGATAATAAAGTCTTGGCACTAGAACAAAAGTCATATTTCCGTTAGTATCACCTGTTTGATCTGGACGCCCAACTCGTCACTGTACTGAAGCTGATGGTATTTTCCGAGGTAGACGACTATTTTGGTTGAATTAAGGACTGCGTCATTTAGTTTGTGTGTTACGCAATGAGCCGCTGAAAGAATagaaacatacataatattatattatcgcatAAGAATTAttgagtattaaaaatgttgtattgtgTTCGGTAGTTTTGGACATTGAAActtgagaaaaaataatacattatataatatattacctgtaTAATGTGATATAACTAAAAcgtgtgaaataaaaaatcgaatactaatatttaaaataatcacctcCTAGCtcctatatagtatagtacttCCTATGATATTGCGTATatcttatagatataaattatatagcttACGTGAACATAGAACAACATAAATAGatgccaataatattattatattaattatagtcaGCATTCACAAGTAATTTGATATCTCTATAATCATATTCGATGTTCAATAattcgtataaatattttattgcatttttaatggttaagcataggtatataaatatggcTTATAGTTAAGTAGccataatctttttttttttttttgcataatatgTGGTAATGGTATAGACGAAAAAATTAACTGTAGAATATTCCacacttacaaaaaaaaaagaattttccattaaaaatatatacaattacggATTTACACACAATATGTTAGGGAGGAGGAGGAGTTATACACATATCACAACAATTTTACCCAAAGTAATAACCGATTCAAAGTACACAGCTTACCCGTAATGACTTTGTTCTTGGACACGAGCGACCCGCCGCAATGGTAGCTCAAGTTTATGCCTTCGATCAAATAGAGCGCCACGTGCCAGGGCCATTGTCCCCTGTACGTGGACTGTCCAGCGGTTACCAGCGGCACGGCCATCTTGACTTCGCCGCACGAGGGACCACTAGACGAAAGCGAGTTGACGGAGCtgtgaataaattttaaattttagacaaagccatttttaaattattttaaaaaacagattttcttttaatgagccgtttaaaataaatagcaacCCCTAAAAAAAACTACTGAACTCaaaatactcgtattttagtttccataaatttgaaaaagtattaaataatcgaAACACCTATAACAGTTACATTCAAAACTGGCTATAAAATCGTTGACTCATTATTGATGTTATAAAATCTTTGATTTCatcctaaattataatacattttctataataaaatattattgtatataatttaaaatatctttaccTGCAGTCGGCCTATCTTGCATTctctctataataatttaaatatacggaTTTGATAGCACCCGTTTTTAAggtattcattattcaatgtatcaaattttatctgttatgtaaaattataaatttattatttctgaaaAATTGTTAGCCCCACCCTATTTTCAGTTTTCTATATCCGAGCCTACTTATCCCCTCCGTCCTCTTCAGGACCATATACACGGCGTTTCATGCTACCACGACCGATGTCTTACCGCGATATCTTAACTAACCCTGTATAAGATCCACTGTTTCCGCTGCCGTTGATCTGTTGGTTTCCGTTGGGCTTTTGGTTGGTCTGCTGAGAGGTTGGTCTGTTATTCACTACATTCGGCCTAGTCATACTGCCACCGTCCGCGATTTCCGGTCGACCACCTCCGGTACCAACATTTGGTCGGCTATTGTGGTTCTCGTCGATGACGGTTATGATGACGGTCTTGTTTCTACTATTCTGGTTTTGCAGCAGCCCGTTTATGACACCGTTTATTTCACTGTTTGGGTCGGTGCTGCT
This sequence is a window from Rhopalosiphum maidis isolate BTI-1 chromosome 1, ASM367621v3, whole genome shotgun sequence. Protein-coding genes within it:
- the LOC113550162 gene encoding serine proteinase stubble-like isoform X2, which produces MSLPICGLLSFAWMLWVSSSLAAHPPSPCPDTFSYEGPEPENNRWYGEISLRTDESLVGIRLDVELDRPADLMSWMGEITTNDNIKFTVLNLNQKLKPGPPVLSRIMVKFNRSTGSPKLRFIRLNGRKICPEDSSYSSGYEEETRPSQRPPQSTRRPDPEFGANPDEYPINNGNTNHQDKDQYPVNGVSNNHRDKENPVRPGLDYNSPQDGRPTTTEGTYTTRKTNRGTTTTTTTVPRNPYELQGNGNGNGNGNNRPNTVTLQASSTDPNSEINGVINGLLQNQNSRNKTVIITVIDENHNSRPNVGTGGGRPEIADGGSMTRPNVVNNRPTSQQTNQKPNGNQQINGSGNSGSYTGSVNSLSSSGPSCGEVKMAVPLVTAGQSTYRGQWPWHVALYLIEGINLSYHCGGSLVSKNKVITAAHCVTHKLNDAVLNSTKIVVYLGKYHQLQYSDELGVQIKQVVRIKVFPSYNSSSYFGDIAILTLSSDAEFTSYVTPVCLWEERSDSLDDIVDKDGTVVGWGFDENNTPTEELKMAKMPVVSQETCLWSYPQFYSEFTSDRTFCAGFRNGTSVCNGDSGGGMVFLKNHRWYLRGIVSLTVAKDGLRVCDTKHYVVFTDVAKYSDFVRKNLQ
- the LOC113550162 gene encoding serine proteinase stubble-like isoform X1, which encodes MSLPICGLLSFAWMLWVSSSLAAHPPSPCPDTFSYEGPEPENNRWYGEISLRTDESLVGIRLDVELDRPADLMVSWMGEITTNDNIKFTVLNLNQKLKPGPPVLSRIMVKFNRSTGSPKLRFIRLNGRKICPEDSSYSSGYEEETRPSQRPPQSTRRPDPEFGANPDEYPINNGNTNHQDKDQYPVNGVSNNHRDKENPVRPGLDYNSPQDGRPTTTEGTYTTRKTNRGTTTTTTTVPRNPYELQGNGNGNGNGNNRPNTVTLQASSTDPNSEINGVINGLLQNQNSRNKTVIITVIDENHNSRPNVGTGGGRPEIADGGSMTRPNVVNNRPTSQQTNQKPNGNQQINGSGNSGSYTGSVNSLSSSGPSCGEVKMAVPLVTAGQSTYRGQWPWHVALYLIEGINLSYHCGGSLVSKNKVITAAHCVTHKLNDAVLNSTKIVVYLGKYHQLQYSDELGVQIKQVVRIKVFPSYNSSSYFGDIAILTLSSDAEFTSYVTPVCLWEERSDSLDDIVDKDGTVVGWGFDENNTPTEELKMAKMPVVSQETCLWSYPQFYSEFTSDRTFCAGFRNGTSVCNGDSGGGMVFLKNHRWYLRGIVSLTVAKDGLRVCDTKHYVVFTDVAKYSDFVRKNLQ